The window AAGAGGCCCCTGTTGGCCTCGGGGTCCGGGTCCCAGGGGGGCATGAGCATCAGGCCGTCGAGCCTGAGCCCTTCCATGCCCATGATGGCCCGGGCCAGCCCCTCGGCGTCCCCCGGCTCGCAACCGGCCTTCTGCTCCTCGTGGGCCAGGTTGACCTGCAGGAGCACCGGCTGGACCAGGCCCAACGCCGCGGATTTTTTATGCACAATCGATGCCAATTCAAGGCTGTCGATGGTGTGGAGCAGGGCGAACTTCCCTGCGATGTATTTCACCTTGTTCTTCTGCAACCGGCCGATGAAGTGCCAGGCCAGCGTCCGGCCTTCGCGTGCTTGGCCCGCAAGCTCCGCCATCTTGGGCAGGGCCTCCTGCACGTAGGACTCCC of the Fundidesulfovibrio soli genome contains:
- a CDS encoding YggS family pyridoxal phosphate-dependent enzyme, with product MQDAMTPRQRLDAVRERIARACARCGRKPAEVTLVAVSKTHPAEDVLALHAAGQDLFGESYVQEALPKMAELAGQAREGRTLAWHFIGRLQKNKVKYIAGKFALLHTIDSLELASIVHKKSAALGLVQPVLLQVNLAHEEQKAGCEPGDAEGLARAIMGMEGLRLDGLMLMPPWDPDPEANRGLFAQARQLRDTLARNLGLALPELSMGMSHDVEQAVEEGATLVRVGTDLFGQRPCAR